Genomic window (Mycolicibacterium smegmatis):
CTCGTCGTGATGATCGAGAGCCCGGCCGGCATGAGAAACGCCGCGGCGATCCCGGTGATCACCCGCACCGTGATCACCGTGGCTCCGTTGGGCGCGACACCACCCAACGCCGACATCCCGATGAAGATGACCAGGGCGGTCAGGAACACCCGCCGCCGCCCGTACACGTCGGCCGTGCGTCCGCCGAGCAGCATGAACCCGCCGTAGCCGATGACGTATCCGCTGACGATCCACTGCAGTTCGACGGTCGGGAGGTCGAGTGCCTGCCGGATGGTGGGCAGTGCGATGTTGAACATCGCGATGTCGATGCCCTCCAGGAAGGCTGCGCCGCACAGCGTTGCGAGCAGCAACGCCGCGCGGAAACCGGTTGCCCTGACGTCGACCGAGTCCATGCGACCACCTTTGGTTCCTCCTGGTAACTGACCACATCTTCAGGCACCATGGAGCGATGGCGGAAGAAGGCACTTTGAAGTCAGTCGGTATCCCCAAGGGAACCGAGTGCTGCCCGGACGCTTTTCAATGGGACCGTCGCGAGGACTGCGAGGTCCGCCAGATCCTCGACCGCATCGCCGACAAGTGGTCGCTGCTCATCATCGCCCTGCTCGACGACGGGTCCATGCGGTTCACCGAGCTCAAACGCATGATCGACGGCATCAGCCAGCGGATGCTGACGGTCACGCTGCGCCAACTCGAACGCGACGGCCTGGTGCGCCGCACCGTACACCCCGTCGTCCCGCCACGCGTGGACTACGAGTTGACCGATCTCGGCCGCACGCTGCACCAGACCGTGCAGCCTCTGGTCCGCTGGACCGAGGAGCATCAGCGCGACATCGCCGCGGCGCGGCAGCGATTCGACGAGGCGAACTGACCCGGTTTCCGGGACTCCCGCGGAATGGATGTTGTCACGCGACCGTTTCTCACCTGAAGACTGATCAGCGGCGAAAGGGTGCGACATGACAGAGGCCATCGACTGGGACCAGATGAACAACCAGGTGATCAAGGAGTTCCGGGAGACAGGCGGCAAGGCCGGCGGCCTCTTCGAGGGCAGCCCTCTGGTCCTGGTCCACCACACGGGTGCCAAGTCGGGGAAGCAACGGATCGCGCCTCTGGTGCCGCTGCTCGACGGCGACCGGATCTACATCTTCGGCAGCAAGGGCGGCGCCGACTCGCATCCGGACTGGTACCACAACCTGGTGGCCAACCCGGACACCGTCGTGGAACTCGGCACCGAGACCTTCCCGGTCAAAGCGCGCGTGCTCACCGGTGCCGAACGTGACGAGATCTACGCCAAGCAGGTCGCGGTCGCACCGCAGTTCGGCGATTACCAGCGCAAGACCACCCGCGTCATCCCGGTCGTCGAGTTGCAGCGCGTCTGAACGCTCGTGCGATCTAGAGGCGCACGAGCGAGAACGGGTAGGTGAACGTGCCGCCAGGCGCGCCGTCGCAACCCGCGGCGAACGAGGACTCCAAGGTGCCCTGCAGTGTCTCCGCATCCCACGAGTACACGTCGCGGGTGGCGATCACCGGACCGTAATACACGTTGCCGCAACGCAATCCGTCCGGCACGTCGACGGTCAACGTGTAACGCCCGTCGGTCAGATACGCATTGGCCCGGTACTCGAACGCCTTCGCGACCGGCATCGGTATCGCGGTGATCTGCACGCAGTCGGCCGCTTCCGGAACGCAGTACGACACCGCCCATGTCCAGGTGTGGAAGTCGTATCGGTCGGGGATGATCAGCTGATAGTTCGCGTAGAACGCCCGGGCCGGCGCTGCCGACAGGACGGCCGCCACCGTGACCCCGGTTACCATGGCCCCGGCCGTCATCAGCCCGGACATCAGCACGGAAACAGCCTTCCGTGTGCGCATGTGTTCTCCTCGTGTCAACCCGCATCGCTTCCGTAGGTGCGTGCTCGCACCTACATGTGCGAGCCGCCGTCGATGCGGACCTCGGTGCCGGTGATGAAGTACGCGTCGGCGCTGCCCAGCATCGCGACCACGCCCGCGACCGCATCGGGTCGGGCGAAGATCGCGCCGCCGTCGAGCGGGAGCATCGGGGCCACCTTGCCGAACAGGGAGAAGTCCGCGTCCTCGGGAAGCCCGGGGCCGATGCTCTGCCGCGACGCCCCGGTTCCGTCGGTCATCCCCGACGAGATGGAGCCCGGCTGAACCGAATTGAAGCGGATGCCGGCCTTCGCGAACTCCAGTGCCCAGGCGTGGGTCATCGCCAGCACGCCACCCTTGGACGCGGCGTAGGCGGCCATGTAGGGATGTGCGAAGTGCGCCGAGGTCGAACTGAAGTTCACCACAGCGGGCCGGTGGCCCTCGAGGAGCGCGCCGATGGCCTCGCGGGTCACCAGGAACGTCCCGGTCAGGTTGATGCGCAGGACCTGTTCGAAGTCGGCGAGGGAGGTCTGCGCCAGGTGGCTCGACCGTAGGATGCCCGCGGCGTTGACCAGGGTGTCGAGCCCGCCCAGCTCGGCGACCGCCGCGGCGACCCCGGCGCGCACCGAATCCTCATCGCCGACGTCGAGCGTCACGGTGGTCAACCGACTGCTGAACTCACCGGCCTTGCCCGTGGTGTCGTCGAGGCCCTCGGGGCTGATGTCGGCGGCCACCACCTGAGCGCCCTCGGCGAGGATCCGCAGTACGCAGGCCTGGCCGATCCCGGATCCACCCCCGGTGATGAGCACCCGCCGACCGGCGTACCGCGATGGTGCGATCGGTGATTCGGCCTGCAGATCGGGCACAGTGCGACTCCCAAATTCGTCGACGAGGCCGGCCCCAGATGAACCGGCTCCGACTACGTTGCGGCCCAACCCGGTCCACCGCCGCCGTGCCTCCCAGTGGATGGGACGAGCCGTGTCCGGGCAAACACTGCGGCTGCCATGGTGGGTCCCCACGAGATCGGCGGGCCGCCGTCTCCCACAGAAGTGCTGATTTGATGGAGTTGTCGTCGACACATGGTGAATGAGGCC
Coding sequences:
- a CDS encoding nitroreductase family deazaflavin-dependent oxidoreductase, whose protein sequence is MTEAIDWDQMNNQVIKEFRETGGKAGGLFEGSPLVLVHHTGAKSGKQRIAPLVPLLDGDRIYIFGSKGGADSHPDWYHNLVANPDTVVELGTETFPVKARVLTGAERDEIYAKQVAVAPQFGDYQRKTTRVIPVVELQRV
- a CDS encoding SDR family NAD(P)-dependent oxidoreductase; the protein is MLITGGGSGIGQACVLRILAEGAQVVAADISPEGLDDTTGKAGEFSSRLTTVTLDVGDEDSVRAGVAAAVAELGGLDTLVNAAGILRSSHLAQTSLADFEQVLRINLTGTFLVTREAIGALLEGHRPAVVNFSSTSAHFAHPYMAAYAASKGGVLAMTHAWALEFAKAGIRFNSVQPGSISSGMTDGTGASRQSIGPGLPEDADFSLFGKVAPMLPLDGGAIFARPDAVAGVVAMLGSADAYFITGTEVRIDGGSHM
- a CDS encoding winged helix-turn-helix transcriptional regulator codes for the protein MKSVGIPKGTECCPDAFQWDRREDCEVRQILDRIADKWSLLIIALLDDGSMRFTELKRMIDGISQRMLTVTLRQLERDGLVRRTVHPVVPPRVDYELTDLGRTLHQTVQPLVRWTEEHQRDIAAARQRFDEAN